The genomic stretch GAAAAGCGGCATGACTGGTTCCAGCGCCTATTCATCGCCGTCCGTAACCCGCTGGTCATCCTGCTGACGGTCCTGGCGATGGTCTCGTTTCTGGCGCCCCAGGGCGACCCCATCACCGGTATCCTGATGATGGTCATGGTGGCTCTGGGGGTGTCCTTGCGCTTCATTCAGGAAACCAAGGCCGATACCGCCGCCGCAAAACTCAAGGCAATGATCCGCGTCACAGCCACCGTTGTGCGCGCGGGGCAAACTCGCGAGACCCCTCTGCGAGAGCTCGTGCCGGGGGACATCGTCAAGCTTTCGGCCGGCGATATGGTGCCGGGGGACGTGAGGCTCATCTCGGCCAAAGACCTGTTCATTATTCAGGCAACTCTTACGGGTGAATCCATGCCGGTCGAAAAGAGCGACGCCCGTGACACGCGCCCCAACCTCTCTGCCATCGAGCGCTCAAATCTCTGTTTCCTGGGGACCAGCGTGGAAACCGGCTCGGCCACCGCCGTCATCTTTGCCACCGGCCCGCGCACCTATTTCGGCAAGGTCGCCCGCAGCCTGATAGGCCAGGCCCCCGAGACGGCCTTCGAGCGAGGCGTCAGGAAGTTTACCTGGTTGATGATCTCGATCATGGCGGTGATGGTTCCGCTTGTCTTCCTCATTAACGGGCTGACCAAGCACGACTGGAAAGAGGCGTTTTTCTTCTCGCTGGCGGTCGCGGTTGGGCTGACGCCGGAGATGCTGCCGATGATCGTTTCGGTTTGCCTTTCCAAAGGGGCCTTGGCCATGTCCAAAAAGAAGGTCATCGTCAAACGCCTCAATTCCATCCAGAACTTCGGCGCGATGAACGTGCTTTGCACGGACAAAACGGGGACTCTGACCCTCGACCGGGTAATCCTGGAAATTTATTGTGATGTCTTCAAAAATGAAAACAAAGAGGTCCTGCGGGATGCCTATCTCATCAGCCACTTCCAAACGGGCTTGAAAAACGTGCTCGACCGGGCGGTGCTCGAGCACCAGGAACTCCACCGGGAACTTTGCCTGGACGAATACAGCAAGGTGGATGAAATCCCATTTGATTTCTCGCGGCGAATGATGTCCGTGGTGGTTGAAGGACCCGCCGGCGAGCGGCTGCTGCTCACCAAGGGAGCGCCGGAAGCCGTTTTTGCCAAATGCACCCAGTTCGAGAGCGAGGGCGAGGTTTTCCCGATGGAGCCAATTCTGGTTGGCAACCTCATCGAGCAAGTCAATGACATGAGCGAGGACGGTTTTCGCGTGCTGGCAGTGGCCACCCGGAAGGTCGAGAAGCGCCCCGCGTATTCCAAGGCTGATGAAGCAGATTTGGTTTTGACCGGCTACCTGGCTTTTCTCGATCCGCCTAAAGACACGGCTGCCACGGCCATCGGCGTGTTGCGCCAGCACGGCGTCACCGTCAAAGTCCTTACCGGCGACAACGATTTAGTCAGCCGCAAAGTCTGCCGGGAAGTGGGCATCAGCGCCGAAAAGATTCTCCTGGGCAGCCGGGTCGAAGCCATGTCCGACGCGGAATTAGCCGAGGCGGTCGAGTGCACGGATATTTTTGCCCGGCTTTCCCCCGCCCATAAGCAACGGATCGTTCAAGCCCTGCAGCGCAGCGGGCATGTGGTTGGGTTTATGGGCGACGGCATCAACGACGCGCCCGCATTGCGCGCGGCGGATGTGGGTATTTCCGTCGATAACGCCGTCGATATCGCCAAGGAATCGGCCGATGTGATTCTGCTGGAGAAGAGCCTGCTGGTGCTTGAAGAAGGGGTGCTCGAGGGGCGCAAAGTATTTGTCAATATCCTCAAGTACGTCCGGATGGGCGCGAGTTCAAACTTCGGCAATATGTTCAGCGTCATCGGCGCCAGCGCCTGGCTGCCGTACCTGCCCATGCAGCCAGTCCAGATTCTTACCAATAACCTCCTGTACGATTTCTCACAGGTCCCCATCCCGACCGATAATGTGGGCCCGCAACAAATCAACAGGCCGCGTCCCTGGCACATTGGGGAGATTGCGAAATTCATCATTTTCATCGGGCCCATCAGTTCGATTTTCGATTATACGACCTACCTGGTGATGTGGTTCGTCTTCAAATGCAACCAACTCGGCCTCACACCTCCGCCCGCATTACTAGGACACTTCCCACCAACCCACGATCCGAACAAGACCTACGCCGCCGCGCTGTTCAGCACCGGTTGGTTTGTCGAATCGCTCATGACCCAGACCTTAATCATCCATGTGATCCGCACCAACGCCCTGCCCTTCATCCAATCCCGCGCCAGTTGGCAACTGACCATGACCACCCTGCTGATTATGGCCATTGGAGCGTATCTGCCCTTTTCTCCGTTGGCTTCCTTTCTAGGTTTCGTGCCTTTGCCGTTGGTCTATTGGCCCATCCTGGGCGCCACCCTGCTCTGCTATGTGGGCCTGACGCAACTGGTCAAGACCTGGCTGGTTCGCAAGGGATGGGTGTAAGAGCGTGTTTTGAAAATGTAGCAGCCGACGCCGAGAGGCTCTGTAAAGTTTCAAAAGTTACAAATGTTTGCTTTTCGCTTTTCCTTTGGACCTTTCGGTGGCAACATTAAAACTCATGAGTAAGACCGCGGTCATGACCTTGCGCGTTCCGGAAGAGGTGCGGCAGGGTTTGGTTCGGCTGGCGGCCCGTTTTGGCCATAAACCGGCCCAAGTCGGCGCGCGCCTGCTTGAAGAAGGTCTGCGCCGCCGGGATTTTCCCCTCATTGACTTGCGCGATACCGCCGGGGGCCGGGTAGCCTACTTGCGCGGCACCCGCTTTACGGTCTCCTGGGTTGTGCAGGCCTTGAGAAAGGGGCTAGGCGCTGAGCGCTTTGCGCACCGGTTCGATGTGCCGCTGGCTCATGTCCGCGCCGCGTTGGCCTATGCCGAGACGTTTCAGGATGAAATCGATGCCGCAGCCGACCACGAAGCTGCCAACCGGCGTTGGATCCAGAAGCAAGATGCTGCCACACGCCCCAAGCGCGTACCAAGTGGAGCTATCCGACTCCGGCCAAAGCCCAAGAGGCGGCATTGAAGCTCCTGCTCGACAGCCATGTGGAAAAGGCAATTGCCGGCGCATTACAGAAACGGCTCCGCGCGGTAGATGTTGTCCATCTGGCGGACTGGCGTGAGGGGTCTTTATTGCATGCCGAGGACGAGGACATTCTTTCGGCCTGCTATGAAGAAGGGCGGCTTTGGTTCACCTATGATCAACAAACAGTCTCGGACCTGCTACGGCAATGGGCGGCGGAAGAGCGACCGCATGCCGGCGTTATCTTCGGGGACTGGAGCAGCGTGCCACCGAACGATGTAAGGGCGGTGGCTGCTGCACTGGGTGGACTCGCGGACGAAATTGGCGCCTCGGACACTACCCACCTGGTCCGTTATCTTCATCGGCCCCGCCGAGGACGGATTTCAAGATGAAGCGCCCCAATCGCGCGGACTGGAGCAGCGTGGTGTGGCGCCCGGTTTTCTAGTGTTATGCATACTACCGAAATGAGAAACCGCCTAACGAACAGCCCTGGGTTGACGCGCCTCCGGCTCGGAACATGCCGCCCCATGGCGTTCACTTTGATCGAGTTGCTGGTTGTCATCGCGATTATCGCAATCCTTGCCGCCCTGTTGCTGCCCGTGCTGGCCAAGTCCAAGGCAAAGGCCGAATCTATGAAGTGCGCGAACAATCTCAAACAGCTTCACTTGGCCTGGATTCTATACGCCGACGACAACAATGATTGGCTGGTCAATAATCACGGCGTTCCCGAAACCATCCTGCGCCGTCAGACCTGGGCGAACAATGTGGAGGACTGGCAAGCCAGTAATGACAACACCAATGTGATCCTGCTGACCCAAGCCAAACTTGGCCCCTACGCCAACCGCTCGTGGCAGATTTTTAAGTGCCCTGCGGACAGGGAACCGGCCCCAAACGGGCCGCGTATCCGCAGCATGTCCATGAACGCGATGGTCGGCAATCCGGGCGAATTGACCAACCAATTCAATCCACAATACGTCCAATTCTTCAAAAAGACCGATATTCGAAGTCCGTCGTTGATTTTCGTCTTTCTGGATGAACACGCCGATACGATCAACGACGGTTTCTTTGTGAACCGGTTGGAAACCTATTCGTGGGGCAACCTGCCCGCTTCCTATCATAACGGAGCAGCCAATCTCTCGTTTGCTGACGGCCATATCGAGCCCCATCGCTGGCTCGTTCCCGACACCATTAAACCGGTGCGCCATATCAAACTCCCCGCCTTTCCAGCCTCGCCCCCAGCCGATTTCGATTGGCTCAAGCAGCGGACCAGCGTCAAGCAGTCGTAAGAGCAGTTGTTTTGCTCCTTGTCATCCGATTGTCGTTGCCTGATCTTTTCGGAGCGCCGGTTGGAGCCGCCCGATAAAATGTGTGAAACGATTTCTCCAAAGCTGGGTCATCAACACTCTGGCGGTGCTGGTGGCCGTTTATATGGTCCCCGGCATCCATTATCAGAGAGGCCTGGACGTTCTGGCGGCATCGCTGCTGTTGGGCATCCTTAATGCCGTCCTGCGCCCGGTGCTTCTGGTGCTGGCTTTGCCTCTGCTCATTTTTACCCTCGGTTTGTTTCTCTTTGTCATCAACGCCCTGGTTCTCTACTTCGTGGGGTTCCTGCTCAAGCCGCATTTTTATGTGGATGGGTTTGGTGCGGCTTTTTTGGGAGCACTCGTTATCAGCTTCGTTTCCCTGATTCTCAATTCCCTGACCGGTAGCGGCAGCTCCCGGATTCATATGGAACGCCGGCGTCGGCCCCCTGGCTCCGGCCACAATGGCGGCGGCCCGATTATCGACGTGTGAAGGTACTAACGCCCCTGCCAGGCCGCGCGCAGCGTGGGCACACCTCGGGCACGGAATTCACTCTCGAAATCGGTCAGCAGCCCCGCCAAGGCCTGCGGCGTTTCAACACTGCGGAAAAATGGGCTGGAGGAAAAACATTCTCTCATCTGCTGGAAATAATCCGCATCGTCGGTGCGCACATAGACCACGCCTCCAGGGGCAAGGGCGGAATGGGCCAGCGCCGGGAAATGCTCGTTAATCAACCGGTGGCGCTGATGTTTCCGCTTGGGCCACGGGTCCGGGAAATAAATGTGCAAGGCGGATGCCCCATGCGGCGGCAACAGAGATTTTAAAAAATAGGAGGACTCGATGCGGACGCCGCGTAAATTGGCCAGACCGGCGCGTGCCGCCTTGCGCTCCATCTTGCGGATGCGGCCCAGCAATCGCTCGACTCCAATAAAATTGCGGTCAGGATTCTGTGCGGCATATTCGACTAGAAATGA from Verrucomicrobiia bacterium encodes the following:
- the mgtA gene encoding magnesium-translocating P-type ATPase, coding for MPEQKNPDQPHANDFAQEAAAKESREVLESLGTAPAGLTEEEAAGRLEKYGPNEVAREKRHDWFQRLFIAVRNPLVILLTVLAMVSFLAPQGDPITGILMMVMVALGVSLRFIQETKADTAAAKLKAMIRVTATVVRAGQTRETPLRELVPGDIVKLSAGDMVPGDVRLISAKDLFIIQATLTGESMPVEKSDARDTRPNLSAIERSNLCFLGTSVETGSATAVIFATGPRTYFGKVARSLIGQAPETAFERGVRKFTWLMISIMAVMVPLVFLINGLTKHDWKEAFFFSLAVAVGLTPEMLPMIVSVCLSKGALAMSKKKVIVKRLNSIQNFGAMNVLCTDKTGTLTLDRVILEIYCDVFKNENKEVLRDAYLISHFQTGLKNVLDRAVLEHQELHRELCLDEYSKVDEIPFDFSRRMMSVVVEGPAGERLLLTKGAPEAVFAKCTQFESEGEVFPMEPILVGNLIEQVNDMSEDGFRVLAVATRKVEKRPAYSKADEADLVLTGYLAFLDPPKDTAATAIGVLRQHGVTVKVLTGDNDLVSRKVCREVGISAEKILLGSRVEAMSDAELAEAVECTDIFARLSPAHKQRIVQALQRSGHVVGFMGDGINDAPALRAADVGISVDNAVDIAKESADVILLEKSLLVLEEGVLEGRKVFVNILKYVRMGASSNFGNMFSVIGASAWLPYLPMQPVQILTNNLLYDFSQVPIPTDNVGPQQINRPRPWHIGEIAKFIIFIGPISSIFDYTTYLVMWFVFKCNQLGLTPPPALLGHFPPTHDPNKTYAAALFSTGWFVESLMTQTLIIHVIRTNALPFIQSRASWQLTMTTLLIMAIGAYLPFSPLASFLGFVPLPLVYWPILGATLLCYVGLTQLVKTWLVRKGWV
- a CDS encoding DUF433 domain-containing protein, with the translated sequence MSKTAVMTLRVPEEVRQGLVRLAARFGHKPAQVGARLLEEGLRRRDFPLIDLRDTAGGRVAYLRGTRFTVSWVVQALRKGLGAERFAHRFDVPLAHVRAALAYAETFQDEIDAAADHEAANRRWIQKQDAATRPKRVPSGAIRLRPKPKRRH
- a CDS encoding DUF5615 family PIN-like protein — encoded protein: MKLLLDSHVEKAIAGALQKRLRAVDVVHLADWREGSLLHAEDEDILSACYEEGRLWFTYDQQTVSDLLRQWAAEERPHAGVIFGDWSSVPPNDVRAVAAALGGLADEIGASDTTHLVRYLHRPRRGRISR
- a CDS encoding prepilin-type N-terminal cleavage/methylation domain-containing protein yields the protein MAFTLIELLVVIAIIAILAALLLPVLAKSKAKAESMKCANNLKQLHLAWILYADDNNDWLVNNHGVPETILRRQTWANNVEDWQASNDNTNVILLTQAKLGPYANRSWQIFKCPADREPAPNGPRIRSMSMNAMVGNPGELTNQFNPQYVQFFKKTDIRSPSLIFVFLDEHADTINDGFFVNRLETYSWGNLPASYHNGAANLSFADGHIEPHRWLVPDTIKPVRHIKLPAFPASPPADFDWLKQRTSVKQS
- a CDS encoding phage holin family protein, producing MKRFLQSWVINTLAVLVAVYMVPGIHYQRGLDVLAASLLLGILNAVLRPVLLVLALPLLIFTLGLFLFVINALVLYFVGFLLKPHFYVDGFGAAFLGALVISFVSLILNSLTGSGSSRIHMERRRRPPGSGHNGGGPIIDV
- the trmB gene encoding tRNA (guanosine(46)-N7)-methyltransferase TrmB; its protein translation is MKVIYQFPSILERIDPGAMFSKDQPLEVELGSGDGSFLVEYAAQNPDRNFIGVERLLGRIRKMERKAARAGLANLRGVRIESSYFLKSLLPPHGASALHIYFPDPWPKRKHQRHRLINEHFPALAHSALAPGGVVYVRTDDADYFQQMRECFSSSPFFRSVETPQALAGLLTDFESEFRARGVPTLRAAWQGR